A DNA window from Labrus mixtus chromosome 4, fLabMix1.1, whole genome shotgun sequence contains the following coding sequences:
- the LOC132973401 gene encoding homocysteine-responsive endoplasmic reticulum-resident ubiquitin-like domain member 1 protein: MQTKATQLPQPSSPRPAAASASPSPSSPSSTDQTPSTPELRQRRQTSPSSPAAPAHTHAPVSPPETPTWPAAAMARSTQITQPAFPTYSLYSPQQLLWLQHVYARQYYMQYQAALAAAGTVPSAPAPTIGQYPPVHAQHVPVAAPLANQNPIDNLQANQNPAQDAAFINPGEANQNMRMNAQGGPVMEDEEDMERDWLDWLYTAARLGVLLMIVYFNSNLSRFLLVMSTLFLMYLHTAGWFPFRRQGQVQQPNPPQPPEVQHNQQNENRNQNLNPDDELAGRQHEEPAPAADGQEPMTAVLVPPHRVSMMWTTWVFFKTFFSSLLPEVPQRMAN; the protein is encoded by the exons atGCAGACCAAAGCGACACAACTGCCACAACCCTCCAGCCCAAGGCCCGCGGCAGCCTCTGCTTCACCCAGTCCCAGCAGCCCGTCCTCCACAGACCAGACTCCCAGCACACCAGAACTGAGACAGAGGAGGCAGACAAGTCCATCTTCACCTGCTGCTCCAGCCCACACACATGCCCCAGTGTCTCCACCAGAAACGCCTACATGGCCTGCTGCTGCAAT GGCCAGATCAACTCAGATCACCCAACCAGCCTTTCCCACCTACTCCCTGTACAGCCCTCAACAACTTCTGTGGCTGCAGCATGTCTATGCTAGACAGTATTACATGCAATA TCAGGCAGCGTTGGCCGCTGCAGGGACCGTCCCTTCTGCACCAGCTCCAACAATCGGCCAGTACCCTCCTGTTCACGCCCAACATGTGCCAGTAGCAGCCCCCTTAGCCAATCAAAACCCAATCGACAACCTGCAAGCCAATCAGAACCCAGCGCAAGATGCAGCTTTCATCAACCCTGGTGAGGCCAACCAGAACATGCGGATGAATGCCCAGGGGGGGCCTGTcatggaggacgaggaggataTGGAGCGTGATTGGCTGGACTGGTTGTACACCGCTGCGAGATTAGGTGTTCTGCTCATGATCGTGTACTTCAACTCCAACCTGAGTCGCTTTCTGCTGGTGATGAGCACCCTCTTCCTCATGTACCT ACACACGGCTGGCTGGTTTCCCTTCAGAAGGCAAGGACAGGTCCAACAACCAAACCCCCCACAGCCCCCTGAGGTCCAGCACAATCAGCAGAATGAGAACAGGAACCAGAACCTAAACCCA GATGACGAGCTTGCTGGCAGACAACATGAGgaaccagctcctgcagcagacgGACAAGAACCGATGACAGCAGTTTTAGTGCCTCCTCACAGGGTGTCAATGATGTGGACCACCTGGGTTTTCTTCAAAacgttcttctcctctctcctaccTGAGGTTCCCCAGCGCATGGCCAACTGA